A single genomic interval of Helianthus annuus cultivar XRQ/B chromosome 13, HanXRQr2.0-SUNRISE, whole genome shotgun sequence harbors:
- the LOC110899244 gene encoding probable histone-arginine methyltransferase 1.3: protein MNNNFTVASVTLLASNPPNLVSGPLLAGFGSGSGFPELQFVVELDGQQSFKFDLRTTQLFRLGAFQSLCVSEGSETVKERTYSKGITIQFKDEEESSAFHGAFEQWKSKAVTQGSSLPNGTVSSSKSKFDDKIEASSAKMYFHYYGQLLHQQNMMQDYVRTGSYYAAVIENKADFAGRVVVDVGAGSGILSLFAAQAGAKHVYAVEASEMADYAQKLIAGNPSLGQRITVIKGKIEDVELPEKADILISEPMGTLLINERMLESYVIARDRFLVPNGKMFPTVGRIHMAPFSDEYLYVEIANKSLFWQQQNYYGVDLTALHGTAFQGYFSQPVVDAFDPRLLVAPSISHIINFTTVKEEDLYEINIPLKFTASVGTRIHGLACWFDVLFNGSTVQRWLTTAPGAPTTHWYQLRCVLSQPIYVMQGQEITGHLHMIAHSAQSYTINLTMSAKMWGPGAKQGGILQTSSCKLDLKEPYYRMSQPQAYPAAQDQQPDQDLKHPSLADFVQQCSNDSDVQIL, encoded by the exons ATGAATAACAATTTCACCGTTGCTTCCGTTACTTTGCTCGCATCAAACCCTCCAAATCTTGTATCTGGGCCTCTGTTGGCGGGTTTCGGGTCCGGTTCTGGGTTCCCGGAGCTCCAGTTTGTTGTTGAGCTTGATGGGCAACAATCTTTTAAGTTTGATCTTCGAACCACTCAG CTTTTCAGGCTAGGTGCATTCCAATCACTTTGCGTATCAGAAGGTTCCGAAACCGTCAAAGAG AGAACTTATTCAAAGGGAATCACTATTCAATTTAAAGACGAGGAAGAAAGTAGCGCCTTTCATGGTGCATTTGAGCAATGGAAAAGTAAAGCGGTTACTCAAG GATCAAGTTTACCAAACGGAACGGTTTCTTCTTCTAAAAGCAAGTTCGATGATAAAATAGAAGCATCTTCTGCTAAAATGTATTTCCATTACTATGGGCAACTGCTTCATCAGCAAAATATGATGCAGGATTATGTGAGAACAG GTTCCTACTATGCTGCGGTTATCGAGAATAAAGCCGATTTTGCTGGGCGGGTAGTGGTTGATGTTGGTGCCGGAAGTGGCATACTATCATTGTTCGCCGCTCAG GCTGGTGCAAAACATGTTTATGCTGTTGAAGCGTCTGAAATGGCCGACTATGCTCAAAAGCTTATTGCGGGGAACCCTAGTTTGGGACAAAGAATTACGGTTATCAAGGGCAAAATTGAAGACGTTGAATTGCCCGAGAAAGCCGATATATTAATTTCAGAGCCTATGG GCACCTTGTTAATTAACGAAAGAATGCTCGAGTCTTATGTCATTGCAAGAGATCGGTTTCTTGTCCCTAATGGGAAAATGTTTCCGACTGTTGGAAG AATTCACATGGCACCATTTAGTGACGAGTATCTCTATGTCGAAATTGCTAACAAG TCCCTATTTTGGCAGCAACAGAACTATTACGGTGTTGATTTGACCGCTTTACATGGTACCGCATTTCAAGGATATTTTTCACAG CCTGTGGTTGATGCCTTTGATCCAAGGTTATTGGTGGCTCCTTCAATTTCACATATCATCAATTTTACCACCGTAAAG GAAGAGGACTTGTATGAAATCAACATACCGTTAAAATTCACAGCTTCTGTGGGCACAAGAATACATGGTTTAGCATGTTGGTTCGATGTTTTATTTAATGGAAG CACTGTACAAAGGTGGCTAACCACGGCTCCCGGTGCACCCACGACTCACTGGTACCAACTACGTTGTGTGTTGTCCCAACCCATATACGTCATGCAGGGCCAAGAAATTACCGGTCATCTTCACATGATTGCACACAGTGCTCAGAGTTACACAATCAACCTAACCATGTCAG CTAAAATGTGGGGCCCCGGTGCTAAACAAGGAGGAATACTACAAACGTCAAGTTGCAAACTCGATCTTAAAGAACCATATTATCGAATGTCGCAACCACAAGCGTACCCTGCGGCCCAAGATCAGCAGCCAGATCAGGATTTAAAACATCCCTCGTTGGCGGATTTTGTCCAACAATGTTCGAATGATTCGGATGTCCAAATTCTTTGA